The following proteins are encoded in a genomic region of Pagrus major chromosome 16, Pma_NU_1.0:
- the psmb12 gene encoding proteasome 20S subunit beta 12, translating to MEKHYTGSQVKGVSTGTTILAAIFDGGVVIGSDSRASIGGEYVSSKTINKVIQVHDQIFCCMAGSLADAQAVTKAAKFHLSFHSIQMETPPLVISAASVLKDLCYKNKDELQAGFITAGWDRKKGPQVYVVSLGGMLVSQPVTIGGSGSTYIYGYVDAKYKPNMSREECLQFATNALALAMGRDNVSGGLAHLVVITETGVEHVVVPGNKLPKFHDE from the exons ATGGAGAAACACTACACGGGCTCTCAAGTCAAAGGAGTCAGCACAGGG acCACCATCCTGGCTGCCATTTTTGATGGAGGGGTCGTGATTGGGTCAGATTCCAGGGCTTCCATCGGAGG AGAATATGTATCGTCTAAGACCATCAACAAGGTGATTCAGGTTCACGACCAGATCTTCTGCTGCATGGCAGGCTCGCTCGCAGATGCTCAGGCCGTCACCAAGGCTGCAAAGTTCCACCTGTCGTTccacag TATCCAGATGGAGACGCCTCCTCTGGTGATATCAGCAGCATCTGTGCTGAAAGATCTgtgttacaaaaacaaagacgaACTACAGGCCGGCTTCATCACAGCAGGCTGGGACAGGAAGAAAGGGCCACAG GTGTACGTCGTGTCTCTAGGTGGGATGTTAGTCAGTCAGCCTGTTACCATCGGCGGCTCAGGCAGCACTTACATCTACGGTTACGTTGATGCCAAATACAAACCCAACATGAGCAGAGAGGAATGCCTACAGTTTGCCACTAATG CTCTTGCTCTGGCCATGGGCAGAGACAACGTCAGCGGGGGCTTGGCTCACCTGGTGGTGATCACGGAAACGGGGGTGGAGCATGTGGTGGTGCCTGGTAACAAGCTGCCAAAGTTCCATGATGAGTGA
- the psmb13a gene encoding proteasome 20S subunit beta 13a: MALSNVLETPAAGFNFDNAARNAALEGLFERGQAPKPLKTGTTIAGVVFKDGVVLGADTRATSSEVVADKMCAKIHYIAPNIYCCGAGTAADTEKTTELLSSNLAIFSLNSGRNPRVIMAVNILQDMLYRYHGQIGASLILGGVDCTGNHLYTVGPYGSVNEVPYLAMGSGDLAALGILEDGFKLDLELEEAKELVRVAIHAGIMSDLGSGNNIDMCVITREGVDYIRPYQESEFKDNRKIKYRYRPGTTPVMTEKVVPLKVEVVQESVQQMDTA, encoded by the exons ATGGCGCTATCAAATGTCCTCGAAACTCCTGCAGCAGGGTTTAATTTCGACAACGCAGCGAG GAATGCTGCATTAGAGGGTCTTTTTGAAAGAGGACAAGCGCCTAAACCTCTGAAAACTGGCACCACGATAGCAGGAGTGGTGTTCAAG GATGGGGTGGTGCTGGGCGCAGACACGAGAGCCACCTCCAGTGAAGTGGTGGCCGACAAGATGTGTGCAAAGATCCATTACATTGCTCCGAATATATA TTGTTGTGGAGCAGGAACAGCAGCAGATACAGAGAAGACCACAGAGCTTCTTTCATCCAACCTCGCCATCTTCTCTCTGAACAGCGGGAGGAACCCTCGTGTCATCATGGCCGTCAACATACTGCAAGATATGCTGTACAG GTACCACGGCCAAATTGGTGCCAGTCTTATACTGGGAGGAGTAGACTGCACTGGGAACCACCTGTACACAGTGGGGCCATACGGGAGTGTAAATGAGGTGCCTTACCTTGCAATGG GATCTGGAGATCTGGCTGCTCTTGGGATTCTTGAGGATGGGTTCAAACTGGACCTGGAG CTGGAGGAGGCGAAGGAGCTGGTGCGAGTTGCAATCCATGCGGGCATCATGAGTGACCTCGGCTCAGGCAACAACATCGATATGTGTGTCATCACCAGAGAAGGAGTGGACTACATCAGACCCTACCAGGAGTCAGAGTTCAAAGACAACAG GAAAATTAAATACAGATATCGTCCAGGCACAACACCTGTTATGACAGAGAAAGTAGTCCCCTTAAAGGTGGAGGTGGTACAGGAGAGCGTGCAGCAGATGGATACAGCCTGA